Below is a genomic region from Sinobacterium norvegicum.
GGCCAAACACCGAGGCCGCTAACGTCACCGCTAAGGCGATAAGAGCCACCACAATAGCCGTCTGCTCCGGCACCAGTTGAATACTGCCATCGCCGCTTTTACCCAGCGCCATATTAACCGCCACCGGCGCCAGCGCCAGACCGATCACCATAATCACGGGGCCGACGACCACCGGCGGCAACACTCGCTCGACAATGCCGCGCCCGCGCCAGGCTATCAAACCGGCCAACAACATATAGACCACACCGGTGGCCATCAACCCCCCCATGGTTGCCGCCACCCCCCAGGCTTGCACGCCATACATAATAGGGGCAATAAAGGCAAAGCTAGAGGCCAAAAATATCGGGACAGAACGTTTGGTAATGACCTGAAACAACAGCGTACCGGCACCGGCAGTAAATAATGCCACATTGGCATCGAGCCCGGTTAACAGTGGCACCAACACCAGAGCACCAAAGGCGACAAACAACATTTGGGCGCCAACAATGGGTTGAAGTAACGGGGGGATCTGGTGTTCTTGTTGCTCTGCCATGGTTAACGTCCTTGAGTGACCTATAATTTATTTCCTCAGTGTACACCGCCTTGCTGTGTTTATTAAAAAAATTGCTTATAGTGAAGCTCTCAGCCGACAATATAAGAATAATCATTATGCTCGATCACGATAACCAAAAAATCATCGACATCCTCAGTCAGATGGAATTCCCCTCATTGGCAACCACCACTCCAGAGGAATATCGTCGCTCAATGGCGCCGCCTAACGGCAGCAAACAGCCGGTGGCGCAGGTTACCGACACCGTGATCAGTGCGGTTAACAATGCCGAACTCGCCCTGCGGATTTATCGCCCCAGTGAGGACAATAGACTATTGCCGGCAGTCGTCTATTTTCATGGCGGTGGCTTTGTCGTTGGCGATATCGACAGCCATGACAGCATCTGCCGCGCCCTGGCCAATCTGGCTCAGGCAGTGATTATCTCGGTGGATTATCGCCTGGCACCAGAGCATAAATTCCCAGCGGCAACAGAGGATGGCTATCAAGCCCTGCAATGGGTCTACGACAACCACCTGCCACTGGCCATCGACAGCGACAGAATCAGCCTCGCCGGTGACAGTGCCGGCGCCAACTTAGCCACAGTAACAGCTCTGCTTAGCCGTGATCGTCAAGGTCCTAAGGTACAGCAACAACTGCTGCTCTATCCCTGCCTGGATCCCAGCTGTCAGCGCCCCAGCTTTGATGAATTTGGCGAGGGGTATTTCCTCGGCACCGAGCAAATGCAGTGGTTCTGGCAACACTATTTAGACGATGTTGAACAGCAAAGTCAGCAGCCCTACGTCAACCCGTTGTTCGCCAACTTAAGTGGCCTGCCACCGGCGACACTGATTACCGCTGGCTGTGACCCGCTGCGCGACGAGGGCGCCGACTATGGCAAAGCCTTAAGCCAGGCTGGGGTTGCCGTCGATTATCAGTGTGTCGAGGGGCAAATCCACGGCTTCTGCAGCTTTATCGGCATACTGCGTCAGGCACAACCGGCGATAGAAAAACTGGCCGCCGCGATCAACCGCTAAATCGCAGGCAAAAAAAAGCCGAAGCTCTCGACCCTTTCGGGGAGTCACTTCGGCAACCAGTTAAACAACCGGTTTAAAAGACCTTGGATGTTGGAAATACACAATCTGTGTATGGGGTTAACTATAGAGGATTGAGAAAATCCCGCTATTCGCAGTTATACCTACACAGATCAAATAAATGCGACATCCCTGGCCCGCTATCAATCACTTACAGCTGGGCAATGATTTTTTCTGCCGCACTGACATCGACGCCACCGGCGGGCTCAACCGCCAAATAGCTGACCACACCATCATCGACAATCATCGCATAGCGCTGGCTGCGTTCGCCCATCTGAAAGCCTGAGGCGTCCATGGTGAGACCAATCTCACGGGTAAAGCTGCCGTTACCGTCGGCCAGCATGGTCAGCGCCTCGGCATTCTGATCCTTGCCCCAGGCGCCCATGACAAAGGCATCGTTGACCGACAGGCAGATAATACTATCGACGCCCTTGGCCTTGATCACATCGGCATTGACCACATAACCCGGCACGTGGGTATTGGAGCAGCCCGGGGTAAAGGCACCGGGGACGGCAAACAACACCACTTTCTTACCGGCGGTAAGCTGCTCGATGGTCATTGCCTCGGGGCCTTTTGCGCCCATGATTTTCAATTCGGTATTGGGTAGTTTATCGCCTGTTTGAATCGCCATTGTGCACTCCGTTGAACGCTAAATTTAAGGATTTAACATACTAGCCCAAGGCGGCTGGCAACACCATGGTCACCGCGTATAACGGCTTAAATATTCTACCATTGTGCCGTTTTTCGGTACCGCTATGCTAACCTAAGCACTGATTTTTAATGAGTGTTTTCAATGTTCAAACGCGGCCCACAGACAATCTTCTCCCCCAGCGACCTCAGCCAGTATATGGACTCTGGCTACGGCTCATGGATGCAGCGTTTAAGCATCGAGCTACCGGCACAGACGCCGCCACAGGATGACGCCGACGCCTTGATGACCAGCCTGCAGCAACAGGGCGAGGGCTTTGAACAGCAGGTATTGGCCAGCCTGCAGCAACAGGGGCTGACGGTTGCCGACCTCAGCATCAACCCGCCACACAGCGATGACAGCAGCAGATTGGCAGCCACCAAGGCCGCCATGCAACAGGGGGCCGAGGTGATTTATCAGGCCTATCTAGAGCACGATGGCTTTCGTGGCTTTGCCGATTTCTTAATTAAAACCCCCGGCAGCAGTGAACTGGGTGACTACCACTACGAGGTGTGGGACAGCAAGTTATCGAAGACTATCAAGCCGGCGTTTATTCTGCAGCTGTGCTGCTATGCCGAGATGTTAGAGGCCATGCAAGGGCTGAGGCCGCCGCACATTGCCATAGTTAACGGCGCCGATGCCCAGCCCACCCCTCTGATCACCGACGACTACTACTATTTTTACCGCGGCTTGAAGCAAAACTTTCTCACCAGCCAACAGCAGTTCGATGCCGAGCAACCGCCGCAGCCCGCCGATTTTGACAGCTGGGGTAATTGGAGCCAATACGCCGGCGAACAGCTGCTGGCCATCGACCACCTGTCACAGGTGGCGACGATTAACCGCGGCCAGATTAAAAAACTCAACGCCGCCGGCATCAACCAGCTACAACAACTGGCCAACGTCGATACCGACGCCGGTGTCCCCGGCCTCAATCAGCAACAGTTGGTCAGGCTGCAGCGCCAGGCCGCCATGCAATACCGTAGCCGCCAACAGGGCGGCGATGTGCCGGCCTTCGAGGTGATTCCGCCACCGGCTGGCGAGCGCATCGGTTTAGCCCTGCTA
It encodes:
- a CDS encoding alpha/beta hydrolase; amino-acid sequence: MLDHDNQKIIDILSQMEFPSLATTTPEEYRRSMAPPNGSKQPVAQVTDTVISAVNNAELALRIYRPSEDNRLLPAVVYFHGGGFVVGDIDSHDSICRALANLAQAVIISVDYRLAPEHKFPAATEDGYQALQWVYDNHLPLAIDSDRISLAGDSAGANLATVTALLSRDRQGPKVQQQLLLYPCLDPSCQRPSFDEFGEGYFLGTEQMQWFWQHYLDDVEQQSQQPYVNPLFANLSGLPPATLITAGCDPLRDEGADYGKALSQAGVAVDYQCVEGQIHGFCSFIGILRQAQPAIEKLAAAINR
- a CDS encoding peroxiredoxin; amino-acid sequence: MAIQTGDKLPNTELKIMGAKGPEAMTIEQLTAGKKVVLFAVPGAFTPGCSNTHVPGYVVNADVIKAKGVDSIICLSVNDAFVMGAWGKDQNAEALTMLADGNGSFTREIGLTMDASGFQMGERSQRYAMIVDDGVVSYLAVEPAGGVDVSAAEKIIAQL